A single region of the Streptomyces sp. NBC_00236 genome encodes:
- a CDS encoding SDR family NAD(P)-dependent oxidoreductase: protein MGKLDGRTVLISGAARGQGEQEARLFVAEGARVVIADVLDEQGEALAKELGEDAALFVHLDVSREEDWQSAVVAAKDAFGKIDGLVNNAGILRFNELVSTPLEEFQQVVQVNQVGAFLGIRNVAPEIEAAGGGTIVNTSSYTGLTGMAFVGAYAATKHAVLGLTKVAAVELAAKGIRVNAMCPGAVDTPMTNPAALDPDADPVETAEAVGALYKKLVPLGRIGRPEEVAALALFLTSDDSSYITGQPFVIDGGWLAGVSLF from the coding sequence ATGGGCAAGCTGGACGGGCGGACCGTACTGATCAGCGGCGCGGCGCGCGGGCAGGGTGAGCAGGAGGCGCGGCTCTTCGTCGCCGAGGGTGCGCGGGTGGTGATCGCCGACGTGCTCGACGAGCAGGGCGAGGCCCTCGCCAAGGAGCTGGGGGAGGATGCCGCGCTCTTCGTGCACCTGGACGTGAGCCGGGAGGAGGACTGGCAGTCCGCCGTCGTCGCCGCCAAGGACGCGTTCGGGAAGATCGACGGGCTGGTCAACAACGCGGGCATCCTGCGCTTCAACGAGCTGGTGTCCACGCCGTTGGAGGAGTTCCAGCAGGTGGTGCAGGTCAACCAGGTGGGGGCCTTCCTGGGGATCAGGAACGTCGCGCCCGAGATCGAGGCGGCCGGTGGCGGGACCATCGTCAACACCTCCTCGTACACCGGTCTGACCGGCATGGCGTTCGTCGGCGCGTACGCGGCGACCAAGCACGCGGTGCTGGGGCTGACCAAGGTGGCGGCCGTGGAGCTGGCCGCGAAGGGCATCCGGGTCAACGCCATGTGCCCCGGCGCCGTGGACACCCCGATGACCAATCCGGCGGCGCTGGACCCGGACGCCGACCCGGTGGAGACGGCGGAGGCCGTGGGGGCCCTGTACAAGAAGCTGGTGCCGCTCGGGCGGATCGGCCGGCCCGAGGAGGTGGCGGCGCTCGCGCTCTTCCTGACCTCGGACGACTCCTCGTACATCACCGGTCAGCCGTTCGTCATCGACGGCGGGTGGCTGGCGGGAGTGAGCCTGTTCTGA
- a CDS encoding LLM class F420-dependent oxidoreductase yields MPISPAGPLSYGMQLPIQSQSAIYAEPWEAGATPADLAEIARTADRAGFTYLASCDHVAIPRRLAGAMSTVWYDPVATLAFLAGITERVLLMSHVAVVGLRHPLATAKQYATLDHLSGGRLILGVGAGHVREEFEALGADFDGRGGVLDESIDALKAALGPEEYPEFEGERFSFSGLGQLPRPAQERVPVWVGGSSPAAVRRAAVRGDGWLPQGDPREKLPAQIGRLHALREAAGVDRPIVVGAITEPLYVGEPGWSVGRRTLSGKPEALAESLREYGAMGVHQIQVRFRSRSRSELTDQMAAFAAEVAPHLGNLDNLDR; encoded by the coding sequence GTGCCGATATCGCCCGCCGGACCGCTGTCGTACGGGATGCAGCTCCCGATCCAGTCGCAGAGCGCCATCTACGCAGAGCCGTGGGAGGCCGGGGCCACCCCGGCCGACCTCGCCGAGATCGCCCGCACCGCCGACCGGGCCGGGTTCACCTACCTGGCGAGCTGTGACCACGTCGCCATCCCCCGCAGGCTCGCGGGGGCGATGAGCACCGTCTGGTACGACCCCGTCGCCACGCTCGCCTTCCTCGCGGGGATCACCGAGCGCGTGCTGCTCATGAGCCATGTGGCCGTCGTCGGGCTGCGGCATCCGCTGGCGACCGCCAAGCAGTACGCCACCCTCGACCACCTCAGCGGCGGCCGGCTGATCCTAGGGGTCGGCGCCGGGCACGTGCGGGAGGAGTTCGAGGCGCTCGGGGCGGACTTCGACGGGCGGGGCGGGGTGCTCGACGAGAGCATCGACGCGCTCAAGGCCGCGCTCGGGCCCGAGGAGTACCCGGAGTTCGAGGGGGAACGGTTCTCCTTCAGCGGGCTCGGGCAGCTGCCCCGGCCCGCCCAGGAGCGGGTGCCGGTCTGGGTGGGCGGGTCGTCGCCCGCGGCGGTGCGCCGGGCCGCCGTGCGGGGGGACGGCTGGCTGCCGCAGGGGGACCCCCGGGAGAAGCTGCCCGCGCAGATCGGGCGGCTGCACGCACTCCGCGAGGCGGCGGGGGTGGACAGGCCGATCGTCGTCGGGGCCATCACCGAGCCGCTGTACGTGGGGGAGCCGGGCTGGTCCGTGGGGCGGCGCACGCTCAGCGGGAAGCCGGAGGCCCTCGCGGAGTCGCTGCGGGAGTACGGCGCGATGGGGGTGCACCAGATCCAGGTGCGCTTCCGCAGCCGCAGCAGAAGTGAACTGACCGATCAGATGGCGGCGTTCGCCGCCGAAGTCGCACCGCACCTCGGAAACCTCGACAACCTCGACAGGTAG